From one Neofelis nebulosa isolate mNeoNeb1 chromosome 4, mNeoNeb1.pri, whole genome shotgun sequence genomic stretch:
- the PDE12 gene encoding 2',5'-phosphodiesterase 12: protein MWRLPGSRAALRGVRTAVGRHTRAEAATETAAGAMERAVVRCVPSEPKLSLSFALADGSHKNMQRDQSEPLGRALSRIATNALKGHAKAAAAKKSRKNRPNASGGACAGPVPEPAAACEPVVKLYYREEAVAEDVLNVDAWQDGAVLQIGDVKYKVERNPPAFTELQLPRYIMAGFPVCPKLSLEFGDPANSLFRWYKEAKPRAAEPEGGSPSSLSPSSPFPGWTETGVNERVYTPSNADIGLRLKLHCTPGNGQRLGPSRELESVCPVEAGPGTCTFDQRHLYTKKVTDDSLIRTVSYNLLADTYAQTEFSRSVLYPYCAPYALELDYRQNLIQKELTGYNADLICLQEVDRNVFTDSLVPALEAFGLEGVFRIKQHEGLATFYRKTKFTLLSQHDISFHEALESDQLHKELLEKLVLYPSAQERVLQRSSVLQVSVLQSTKDSSKRICVANTHLYWHPKGGYIRLIQMAVALAHIRHVSCDLYPGIPVIFCGDFNSTPSTGMYHFAVNGSIPEDHEDWASNGEEERCNMSLTHVFKLKSACGEPAYTNYVGGFHGCLDYIFIDSNALEVEQVIPLPSHEEVTTHQALPSVSHPSDHIALVCDLKWK from the exons ATGTGGAGGCTCCCAGGCTCCCGCGCCGCGCTTCGTGGGGTCCGCACGGCGGTGGGGCGGCACACTCGGGCCGAGGCGGCGACTGAGACGGCGGCGGGAGCGATGGAGCGCGCTGTGGTGCGCTGTGTGCCTTCGGAACCGAAGCTAAGCCTGTCGTTCGCTCTGGCAGACGGCAGCCACAAGAACATGCAGCGCGACCAAAGCGAGCCGCTGGGTCGGGCCCTCAGCCGGATTGCTACCAACGCCCTCAAAGGCCACGCTAAGGCGGCTGCCGCCAAGAAGAGCAGGAAGAACCGGCCAAATGCAAGTGGCGGGGCCTGTGCGGGGCCTGTGCCAGAGCCGGCTGCGGCCTGCGAGCCCGTCGTGAAGCTGTACTACCGGGAGGAGGCAGTGGCTGAAGACGTGCTCAACGTGGACGCCTGGCAGGACGGCGCGGTGCTGCAGATCGGCGATGTCAAGTACAAGGTGGAGCGCAACCCGCCCGCCTTCACCGAGCTGCAGTTGCCACGCTACATCATGGCCGGCTTCCCGGTGTGCCCCAAGCTCAGCCTCGAATTTGGGGATCCCGCCAACTCGCTCTTCCGATGGTACAAGGAAGCCAAACCCCGAGCGGCGGAGCCTGAGGGCGGGAGCCCCTCGTCATTGTCTCCCTCTTCACCCTTTCCTGGTTGGACAGAGACGGGTGTGAACGAACGCGTCTACACGCCGTCCAATGCAGACATCGGGCTACGACTCAAGCTTCATTGCACCCCAGGCAATGGGCAGCGCCTCGGGCCAAGCCGGGAGTTGGAAAGTGTGTGTCCGGTGGAGGCTGGGCCCGGTACTTGCACCTTTGACCAGCGGCATCTCTACACCAAGAAGGTGACGGACGATTCTCTCATTCGCACTGTGTCTTACAACCTCCTGGCCGACACGTACGCCCAGACTGAGTTTTCGAGGAGTGTCCTGTACCCGTACTGTGCCCCTTATGCCCTCGAGCTCGACTACCGCCAGAACCTCATCCAGAAGGAGCTCACGGGCTACAACGCTGACCTCATCTGTTTGCAAGAGGTAGATCGCAACGTGTTTACCGACAGCTTGGTGCCGGCCCTCGAGGCCTTTGGGCTGGAGGGCGTGTTTAGAATCAAGCAGCACGAAGGCCTGGCTACTTTCTACCGAAAGACCAAATTCACTCTCCTTAGCCAGCATGACATTTCTTTCCACGAAGCCCTGGAGTCCGACCAACTTCACAAAGAACTGCTGGAGAAACTAGTTTTGTATCCGTCTGCGCAGGAGAGGGTGCTCCAGAGATCTTCTGTCCTCCAG GTTTCTGTTCTTCAGTCTACAAAGGACTCTTCTAAAAGGATATGTGTTGCTAATACCCATCTGTACTGGCATCCAAAAG GTGGGTACATTCGTCTCATTCAAATGGCGGTAGCCTTGGCTCACATTAGACATGTCTCGTGTGATCTGTATCCTGGCATACCAGTTATATTTTGTGGAGACTTTAATAGTACCCCATCAACAGGAATGTATCATTTTGCTGTCAATGGCAGCATTCCAGAGGACCATGAAGACTGGGCTTCCAATGGGGAAGAGGAACGTTGCAACATGTCCCTCACCCATGTCTTCAAACTGAAAAGTGCTTGTGGTGAACCTGCTTACACAAACTATGTTGGTGGCTTTCATGGATGTCTGGATTACATTTTCATTGACTCAAATGCTCTAGAGGTTGAACAGGTGATTCCATTACCTAGTCATGAAGAAGTTACCACTCACCAGGCCTTACCTAGTGTTTCCCATCCCTCTGATCACATAGCACTTGTGTgtgatttaaaatggaaatag